The window CAAAAGGAGGGTTTCCCCCTCTACCTCTAGCGGAATGGCCTCCCCCTTGAGGGCCAGCTCCGCCACCCGCTTTCCTTCCCGCTCCAGGGCGGTGCGGATCTTGGGGAGTAGCTTGCCGTACTTGGGGCCCAGGGCCTTGAGGTTGGGCAGGACCCGGTAGGTGAGCACCTCCTCCCCCGGCTCCAGGACCCGCACCTCCTTGACGTTGAGCTCCTCCGCCATCTCCTTGGCGAAGTGCCTAAGGCCTTCCCGCTCCAAAGCGGTGGGAGCGGTGACCAGGAGGAGGGGCAGGGGGGTGCGGGTCTTCACCCCGCTCTTTGCCCGGGCCGAGCGGGCGAGCTCCACCACCTTCAGGACCGCCCGCATCTTGGCCACCAGCTCCTTGTCCCAAAGGGCCTCCTCCACCTCGGGCCAGTCCGTGAGGTGGACGCTTTCTTGCGCCTTAGGGTCCACGCTCCGCGCCAGGTTCTGCCAGAGCACCTCGGCCAGGTAGGGGGTGAAGGGGGCGGTGAGCTGGGCCACGGTGAGGAGGGCCTCATACAAGGTGGCGTAGGCCGCTTCCCGGTCCAGGGCGTCCTCGTTTTTCCAGAAGCGGCGGCGGTTCCGGCGCACGTACCACTGGGAGAGATCCTCCACCACGAAATCCCGGATGGCGCGGCTAGAGGTGGTGGGATCGTAGGCCTCGAGGGCCTCCGTCACCTTGTGCTTGAGCTCCTGGAGCCGGGCCAAAAGCCAGCGGTCCATCTCGGGACGGGCCTCGGGCGGGGGCGGGGTTTTGAGGTTCGGGCGGTCCAGGTTGGCGTAGGTGACGAAGAAGCTATACACGTTCCAAAGCGTGAGGAAGTAGTCCCGCACCGTCTCCCGCACCAGGTTAGGCCCAAAGCGGCGGTCCGCTTCGGGCGGCGCGGAAACGTAGATGTACCACCTCAGGGCGTCGGCCCCGAACTCCCGCAGGATGTCCCACGGGTCCACCACGTTCCCCTTGGACTTGGACATCTTCTGCCCCTTCTCGTCCAGGATGAGGCCGTGGCAGATCACGTTTTTGAAGGCGATGGAGCCGAAGAGCATCACCCCCAGTTGGTGCAGGGAGTTGAACCAGCCCCGGGTCTGGTCGATGCCCTCGGAGATGAAGTCGGCGGGGAAGCTTTCCTTGAACTCCTCCTCTCCCTCAAAGGGGTAGTGCAAGGAGGCGAAGGGCATGGCCCCGGAGTCGTACCAGACGTCGATTACGTAGGGCACCCGCCGCATGGTACCCCCGCAGGCGCAAGCGAGCTCCACCCGGTCCACGTACGGCCGGTGCGGGTCAAAGGGCTCGGGGAGGGGGGCGGTGGCCCGTTGGCGCAGCTCGGCCAGGCTCCCGATGGCCTCCTCCTTGCCGCAGGACTGGCACACCCAGATGGGCAAGGGGGTGCCCCAGTAGCGGTTGCGGCTTAGGGCCCAGTCCACCAGGTTCCTGAGCCACTCCCCGTAGCGGCCTTCCTTGATGTGGGGGGGCACCCAGTGGATCTCCTGGTTCTTCTGGAGGAGCTCCTCCTTGAAGCGGGTGTTTTGGATGAACCAGGTTTCCGTGGCGTAGTACATGAGGGGGGTGGAGCAGCGCCAGCAGTGGGGGTAGTTGTGCAGGTAGGGCTCCTCCTTGAACAGAAGCCCCCGGGACCTCAGGTCCTTGAGGATGGCCCGGTTGGCTTCGCGGAAAAAGAGGCCCTGGAAGGGCTCCACCAGGAGCTTTCCCTCCTCGTCCACGGTCTTTAGAAGGGGGAGCCCATAGGCCCTGGCCGTCTCCAGGTCCTCGGCGCCGAAGGCGGGGGCCTGGTGCACGATGCCCGTCCCGTCTTCCCGGCTCACGTATCCCGCCAGGACCACGAAGTAGCCCTTCTCCAGGGGGTGGGGGTAAGGGGGGATGTAGGCGAGGCCTTCCAGCTCCCTGCCGGAGAAGGTCTTGGTGATGGGGGCCTCCTCCCCGAGAAGGCGCCGCCCCAGGCTTTCCTCCAGGATTAGGGCCTCTTC is drawn from Thermus sp. LT1-2-5 and contains these coding sequences:
- the ileS gene encoding isoleucine--tRNA ligase gives rise to the protein MFKEVGEPNFPALEEEILAFWKRENIFEKSVENRKGGPRFTVYEGPPTANGMPHVGHAQARSYKDLFPRYKTMRGYYVPRRAGWDTHGLPVELEVEKKLGLKSKREIEAYGIERFNQACRESVFAYEKEWEAFTERIAYWVDLKNAYATLHPTYIESIWWSLKRLFDQGLLYRDHKVVPYCPRCGTPLSSHEVALGYKEIQDPSVYVRLPLKEPERLGLSRASLLIWTTTPWTLPGNVAAAVHPEYTYAAFQVGEEALILEESLGRRLLGEEAPITKTFSGRELEGLAYIPPYPHPLEKGYFVVLAGYVSREDGTGIVHQAPAFGAEDLETARAYGLPLLKTVDEEGKLLVEPFQGLFFREANRAILKDLRSRGLLFKEEPYLHNYPHCWRCSTPLMYYATETWFIQNTRFKEELLQKNQEIHWVPPHIKEGRYGEWLRNLVDWALSRNRYWGTPLPIWVCQSCGKEEAIGSLAELRQRATAPLPEPFDPHRPYVDRVELACACGGTMRRVPYVIDVWYDSGAMPFASLHYPFEGEEEFKESFPADFISEGIDQTRGWFNSLHQLGVMLFGSIAFKNVICHGLILDEKGQKMSKSKGNVVDPWDILREFGADALRWYIYVSAPPEADRRFGPNLVRETVRDYFLTLWNVYSFFVTYANLDRPNLKTPPPPEARPEMDRWLLARLQELKHKVTEALEAYDPTTSSRAIRDFVVEDLSQWYVRRNRRRFWKNEDALDREAAYATLYEALLTVAQLTAPFTPYLAEVLWQNLARSVDPKAQESVHLTDWPEVEEALWDKELVAKMRAVLKVVELARSARAKSGVKTRTPLPLLLVTAPTALEREGLRHFAKEMAEELNVKEVRVLEPGEEVLTYRVLPNLKALGPKYGKLLPKIRTALEREGKRVAELALKGEAIPLEVEGETLLLAPEEVLLEAQAPEGYEALEKEGYVAALKVEVTEALRLEGLARDLIRHLQQARKEMGLKVSDRIRVGYEAEGPYRKALEEHGAWIAEEVLAREFGEGPFPGYTTELADEEGRVRFSLARLG